TACATTACTAATGATCTATTTAATGTGAATATCTCTCAGATTAACCATGTCTTCATTCAACCCACTTACCTCAATTTTGAACAAAAATAAGTTAGAATGACCGAATTATGTTGACTGGAAAAGGAACCGATATTGTCCTAACTGTTGAAGGTTATAAATTTATAATCACTGAGGAGTGCCCAGAAAAACCTGATGAAAATGCTACTAATGATCAGGTTAAAGCCTATGACAAATGGGTCAAGGATGATGAGATGGCGCGATGTTACATTCTTGCCTCTATGGCGAATGTTTTGCAACATCAGCATCAGTCTATGGGGTCTGCTTATGACATGCTCGAAAGTCTCAAAGAGATGTTCGGTGAGCAAAATCGTGCAGCTAAGCAGACAACCATGAAAGCCCTTTTGAACACCAAGATGGCTGAAGGATCATCGGTCAGGGACCATATTCTGAAGATGATGGGTCTTCTGAATGAATTGGAGGTCCTTGGAGCTGTGATTGATAAGGAATCTCAAGTTGAGATGGTCCTGCAGA
The nucleotide sequence above comes from Nicotiana tabacum cultivar K326 chromosome 12, ASM71507v2, whole genome shotgun sequence. Encoded proteins:
- the LOC142167429 gene encoding uncharacterized protein LOC142167429 encodes the protein MLTGKGTDIVLTVEGYKFIITEECPEKPDENATNDQVKAYDKWVKDDEMARCYILASMANVLQHQHQSMGSAYDMLESLKEMFGEQNRAAKQTTMKALLNTKMAEGSSVRDHILKMMGLLNELEVLGAVIDKESQVEMVLQTLPDSFQQFRLNYNMNKMDLSLAKLLNELQAEESIIKQ